Within Bacilli bacterium, the genomic segment GATAGCGGCAAGATTGCCGTTATCATAGGCATTATCGACAACCGCTACGTTTTGCTGGCCGATGGCGACAAGCGCAAATTTGACCAGCCCAAAAAGAAAAACATTTTGCACATTCGGCTGTATGATCAAATCAGCGAGGAAGTAGTCGCCAGCCTGCAGGAAAGCGGGCGTGTCACGAATGGCAAGCTGCGTTTTGCGCTGGGCAAGTTTCGCGAAAGTTTGCAGACTGAAGCATATGAGAAAGGAGATTGACCGTGGCCAAGGAAGATGTCATTGAAGTGGAAGGCACCGTCATTGAACCGTTGCCGAACGCGATGTTTAAAGTCGAACTGGAGAATGGCCATCAGATACTTGCTCACGTTTCGGGCAAATTGCGGATGCATTTCATCCGGATTTTGACTGGGGATAAAGTCGTCATCCAGTTATCACCTTACGATTTGACAAGAGGTCGGATCACATATCGAAAGTGAGAATCCCTGCCTGTCGGCACTTGCAATAGGGATTAAAGGAGGTAATAGCCATGAAGGTAAGACCGTCGGTGAAACCGATTTGCGAAAAATGCAAAGTCATTCGCCGCAAGGGAATCGTTATGGTGATTTGTGAGAATCCGAAGCATAAACAAAAACAAGGCTAAAGAAGGGAGGGCCCGGAATTTATGGCTCGTATAGCTGGTATTGATTTGCCCCGCGACAAACGTGTAGAAGTTGCGCTGACGTATATTTTCGGCATCGGCATCTCTACCTCGCGGAAAATTCTTAAAATGACGAACGTCAATCCGGATACTCGCGTTCGTGATTTGACGGAAGATGAAGTAAGCCGCTTGCGTGAAGCAATCGACAAAAACGTCAAAGTGGAAGGCGATCTTCGCCGCGAAGTTGCTTTGAATATCAAAAGACTCGTGGAAATCGGCTGCTATCGCGGTGTACGCCATCGCAAGGGATTGCCTGTTCGCGGACAACGGACAAAAACAAACGCGCGCACGCGCAAAGGCCCGCGCCGCACTGTGGCAAACAAGAAGAAATAAAGGAGGGATTCGCTAAATGGCAAAGCCGGCTAAAAAACAAGTTCGTACAAAACGGCGCGATCGGAAAAATATTGATTCCGGAGTGGCGCATATTCGTTCCACATTCAATAACACCATCGTGACGATTACCGACCCGCATGGAAATGCAATTTCCTGGGCGAGCGCCGGAAATCTCGGATTCAAAGGTTCGCGCAAAAGCACGCCGTATGCCGCGCAAATGGCAGCAGACGCAGCAGCCAAAACGGCAATGGAACACGGCATGAAGACAGTTGAGGTCATGGTAAAAGGCCCGGGTGCAGGCCGCGAAGCGGCAATCCGGTCGCTGCAGGCGGCAGGTCTGGAAGTAAGCATGATCAAGGATGTTACGCCGATCCCTCACAACGGTTGCCGTCCGCCTAAACGTCGTCGCGTATAATCTCGCTCACATCGTAGTATAAATGCCTCCAACTTGTGAATAATGGATGTGAAGGATAGGCATACTACATGATTTATGCGGTTCATGGAGTATCCGAAGGGAACGACGTTTTCAAGGAGGAATCTGTTCATGATCGAAATCGAAAAACCCAAGATCGAAACCGTAAGCATTAGTGAGGACGGAAC encodes:
- a CDS encoding KOW domain-containing RNA-binding protein; this encodes MEEKKPQIGQFVQTIRGRDSGKIAVIIGIIDNRYVLLADGDKRKFDQPKKKNILHIRLYDQISEEVVASLQESGRVTNGKLRFALGKFRESLQTEAYEKGD
- the infA gene encoding translation initiation factor IF-1, which gives rise to MAKEDVIEVEGTVIEPLPNAMFKVELENGHQILAHVSGKLRMHFIRILTGDKVVIQLSPYDLTRGRITYRK
- the rpmJ gene encoding 50S ribosomal protein L36, coding for MKVRPSVKPICEKCKVIRRKGIVMVICENPKHKQKQG
- the rpsM gene encoding 30S ribosomal protein S13 codes for the protein MARIAGIDLPRDKRVEVALTYIFGIGISTSRKILKMTNVNPDTRVRDLTEDEVSRLREAIDKNVKVEGDLRREVALNIKRLVEIGCYRGVRHRKGLPVRGQRTKTNARTRKGPRRTVANKKK
- the rpsK gene encoding 30S ribosomal protein S11 codes for the protein MAKPAKKQVRTKRRDRKNIDSGVAHIRSTFNNTIVTITDPHGNAISWASAGNLGFKGSRKSTPYAAQMAADAAAKTAMEHGMKTVEVMVKGPGAGREAAIRSLQAAGLEVSMIKDVTPIPHNGCRPPKRRRV